A DNA window from Danio aesculapii chromosome 14, fDanAes4.1, whole genome shotgun sequence contains the following coding sequences:
- the zgc:153018 gene encoding transmembrane protein 179-like codes for MELDRRLLLAHCAAHTLSVFAGLMVVVPLALNGSAFKGRCALFSQGFWRTENLTVAEGETREVSHLVVQQWGPPAACQFATFVGMFSVLYGAVQGWRSFFYLHRRHDDTLFSAFLTLLLSLCVLFLSGGASVTLSLGLVSWCNTVTDQNTRPYSCSESQSVPLYLDVETSSFYSELNCAQISLWCVTALWLAQSILSFLRLYHSHSQQISRPCLSREKELLLGQAQAECPIHHPHPHPHPSHTPSVFI; via the exons ATGGAGCTGGATCGGCGACTCTTGCTGGCCCACTGCGCCGCACACACCCTGTCGGTGTTCGCCGGGCTGATGGTGGTCGTCCCGCTGGCGCTGAACGGGTCTGCGTTTAAGGGCCGGTGCGCGCTTTTTAGCCAGGGATTCTGGAGGACGGAGAACCTGACGGTGGCCGAGGGAGAGACCCGGGAGGTCAGTCATCTGGTGGTGCAGCAGTGGGGTCCTCCGGCCGCCTGTCAGTTCGCCACTTTCGTCGGCATGTTCAGCGTTCTGTACGGGGCGGTTCAGGGCTGGAGAAGTTTCTTCTATCTGCACCGGCGGCACGACGA CACTCTGTTCTCTGCATTCCTGACACTGCTGCTGAGCCTGTGTGTTCTGTTCCTTTCTGGAGGAGCCAGTGTGACCCTCAGCCTGGGCCTCGTGTCCTGGTGCAACACTGTTACTGACCAAAACACCAGACCCTACAG TTGTTCTGAGTCTCAGTCTGTTCCACTTTATCTGGACGTTGAAACATCCTCTTTCTACTCTGAGCTCAATTGTGCACAG ATCTCTCTGTGGTGTGTAACCGCTTTATGGTTGGCTCAGTCTATTTTGTCCTTCCTGAGGCTTTATCATTCCCACAGTCAGCAGATCAGCAGACCGTGTTTATCCAGAGAGAAGGAACTCCTCCTGGGCCAAGCTCAAGCCGAATGCCCCATTCATCACCCGCATCCACACCCGCACCCTTCACACACTCCCAGTGTTTTTATTTAG